In a genomic window of Deinococcus metalli:
- a CDS encoding S53 family peptidase has translation MTLSRTVLLALTSSLVLAGCGQNLSATPSDLAAQGVSQGSAHRNVRAVDCGFDSGRGRCHAQVVVDASGAPLATATPAGYSPAQMRHAYGFDTLSAQGAGQTIAIVDAYDDPTIVNDLGVFKTQYGITGCSLSKVNQTGGTRYPRVNAGWAQEISLDVEWACAIAPQAKILLVEASSASLTNLNAAVDYAARHASVVSMSYGGGDTGSAANDAHYTVPGVSFVASSGDNGTGTSYPATSPYVLAVGGTHLPLDASGNRSGAETVWSGSGGGISTSETEPGYQSAYGITTTSGKRGSPDVAYNADPNTGVAVYDSTPSQGSSGWLVFGGTSAGAPQWSALIAVVNSGRSAGPLTTTSASTSPFYSAATGSTNSGANYTDITSGTNGTCGSVCSASTGYDLTTGVGSPRASALVPYLQSH, from the coding sequence ATGACGCTGTCCCGCACTGTCCTCCTCGCCCTCACCTCGAGCCTCGTGCTGGCCGGGTGCGGCCAGAACCTGTCGGCCACGCCCAGCGACCTCGCCGCCCAGGGCGTGAGCCAGGGCAGTGCCCACCGGAACGTCCGCGCGGTCGACTGCGGCTTTGACTCCGGCCGGGGCCGCTGCCACGCGCAGGTGGTCGTGGACGCCAGCGGCGCCCCTCTGGCGACCGCCACGCCCGCCGGGTACAGCCCCGCCCAGATGCGCCACGCCTACGGCTTCGACACGCTCTCGGCCCAGGGGGCCGGGCAGACCATCGCCATCGTGGACGCCTACGACGACCCGACCATCGTGAATGACCTGGGCGTGTTCAAGACGCAGTACGGCATCACCGGGTGCAGCCTCAGCAAGGTCAACCAGACGGGCGGCACCAGGTACCCGCGCGTGAACGCCGGCTGGGCGCAGGAGATCTCGTTGGATGTCGAGTGGGCGTGCGCCATCGCGCCGCAGGCCAAGATCCTGCTGGTCGAGGCGAGCAGCGCCAGCCTGACCAACCTGAACGCTGCGGTGGACTACGCCGCCCGGCACGCCAGCGTGGTCAGCATGAGCTACGGCGGCGGCGACACCGGTAGCGCCGCCAACGACGCGCACTACACCGTTCCGGGCGTGAGCTTCGTCGCCTCCAGCGGCGACAACGGCACCGGCACCAGCTACCCCGCCACCAGCCCCTACGTGCTCGCGGTGGGCGGCACCCACCTGCCCCTGGACGCCAGTGGAAATCGCAGCGGCGCCGAGACCGTGTGGAGCGGCTCCGGCGGCGGCATCAGCACCAGCGAGACCGAGCCCGGCTACCAGAGCGCGTACGGCATCACGACCACCAGCGGCAAGCGCGGCAGCCCCGACGTGGCCTACAACGCCGACCCGAACACCGGCGTCGCCGTGTACGACAGCACGCCCAGCCAGGGCAGCTCCGGGTGGCTGGTCTTCGGCGGCACCAGCGCCGGCGCGCCGCAGTGGTCGGCCCTGATCGCCGTCGTGAACTCCGGGCGCAGCGCCGGTCCCCTGACCACCACCAGCGCCAGCACGTCGCCCTTCTACAGCGCCGCGACCGGTTCGACGAACTCCGGCGCGAACTACACGGACATCACATCCGGTACAAACGGCACCTGCGGCAGCGTGTGCAGCGCCAGCACCGGCTACGACCTGACCACCGGGGTCGGCAGTCCCAGGGCCTCGGCCCTGGTGCCGTACCTCCAGAGTCACTGA
- a CDS encoding MarR family winged helix-turn-helix transcriptional regulator, with protein MTDSSPPTRPPAVRLWVDLDRVYTVLSRRVTARMADFDLTTPQFRVLRQLSGQPRSPGDVAERIGVTPGNLTGIIDRLEHDGLVRRERGEEDRRSLTLHLTPAGEEVLGRVVPQMHAHLQGLFSALSPDEITQTLSVLDKLERHLNAKEAVNA; from the coding sequence ATGACGGATTCCTCCCCTCCGACCCGACCCCCGGCCGTGCGCCTGTGGGTCGACCTCGACCGCGTGTACACGGTGCTCAGCCGGCGCGTCACCGCCCGCATGGCCGACTTCGACCTCACCACCCCCCAGTTCCGCGTGCTGCGCCAGCTCTCGGGCCAGCCGCGCAGCCCCGGCGACGTCGCCGAGCGGATCGGCGTCACGCCCGGCAACCTGACCGGCATCATCGACCGGCTGGAACACGACGGCCTGGTGAGGCGCGAACGCGGCGAGGAAGACCGCCGCTCGCTGACGCTGCACCTCACCCCGGCCGGCGAGGAGGTGCTGGGCCGCGTGGTGCCGCAGATGCACGCGCACCTCCAGGGCCTCTTCAGCGCCCTGAGCCCCGACGAGATCACCCAGACCCTCAGCGTGCTGGACAAGCTCGAACGGCACCTGAATGCCAAGGAAGCGGTGAACGCATGA
- a CDS encoding DinB family protein, whose product MDAHAFYHYLTLARRDLWAALRAVPEADLARPLIDTDGARCVKDLVAHIPVVEDGWFRGDLLGVPFVMERFRPEPQSADEYWHHQDEPLEDLLAYWEAVEADTLERWPALMEVAASGRRVKVDDSRPETFTADEAMWHVMQHEVRHSAQIVLLLRMLGHRPPSLDLVFLVAH is encoded by the coding sequence ATGGACGCCCACGCCTTCTACCACTACCTGACCCTCGCCCGCCGCGACCTGTGGGCGGCCCTGCGCGCCGTGCCCGAGGCCGACCTCGCCCGGCCGCTGATCGACACGGACGGCGCGCGGTGCGTCAAGGACCTCGTGGCGCACATCCCGGTCGTGGAGGACGGCTGGTTCCGCGGCGACCTGCTCGGCGTGCCGTTCGTCATGGAGCGCTTCCGTCCCGAGCCCCAGTCTGCCGACGAGTACTGGCACCACCAGGACGAACCGCTCGAGGACCTGCTGGCCTACTGGGAAGCGGTGGAGGCCGACACGCTGGAACGCTGGCCGGCCCTGATGGAGGTCGCGGCCTCCGGGCGCCGCGTGAAGGTGGACGACAGCCGCCCCGAGACCTTCACGGCCGACGAGGCCATGTGGCACGTCATGCAGCACGAGGTGCGGCACAGCGCGCAGATCGTGCTGCTGCTGCGCATGCTCGGGCACCGGCCGCCCTCGCTGGATCTGGTGTTCCTGGTCGCGCACTGA
- a CDS encoding MFS transporter, which yields MSTLHEKFSYKWLALSVTSLGALMASMNSGTLIIALPTLLRDLHTTLLSLIWILLAYNVTQTVFVLNVGRLSDMLGRKRLYVLGFGVFTLASLLAGFTAHVPLLIALRALQGVGGAFMLANSSAIVTDAFPKKELGFAIGTNQMMVAVGAILGPIIGGALTALGWQWVFWFNVPLGILGTLWAAFTLRDLASKQDRNDAFDWWGNLTYAAGFALLMIGLSQGGIESWNGVLGYLVVGVAALALFTVIEGRVRAPMLDLRLFRDRAFTLNNATVFLNAVSRMALTFLFVFYFQGGKGIDAVVAGIMLAPVAVGLLIASPVAGRLSDRMDPRTLIQWGLVLGTLALAGIAVSLSLSTPYWLIAALMFVAGVGNGLFNSPNSSLIMGSVAPDRRGVAAGVRSLLMSVGGVVAIIFTLSIVVSAVPRDIMLQVFSGLSSTLPAATLNPFIDGLKTAFWMLAGVSAVSAALAYVIPAPRPAGVTAQAAD from the coding sequence ATGAGTACCCTGCACGAGAAATTCAGTTACAAGTGGCTGGCCCTGAGCGTGACCAGCCTGGGCGCGCTGATGGCGTCCATGAACTCCGGCACGCTGATCATCGCGCTGCCCACACTGCTGCGCGACCTGCACACCACCCTGCTCAGCCTGATCTGGATTCTGCTGGCCTACAACGTCACGCAGACGGTGTTCGTCCTGAACGTCGGGCGGCTGTCGGACATGCTGGGCCGCAAACGGCTGTACGTGCTCGGCTTCGGCGTGTTCACGCTGGCCTCGCTGCTGGCGGGCTTCACGGCCCACGTGCCGCTGCTGATCGCGCTGCGGGCGCTGCAGGGCGTGGGCGGGGCGTTCATGCTCGCCAACTCCAGCGCCATCGTCACCGATGCCTTTCCGAAAAAGGAGCTGGGCTTCGCCATCGGGACGAACCAGATGATGGTCGCGGTCGGCGCCATCCTGGGGCCGATCATCGGCGGGGCGCTGACCGCGCTCGGGTGGCAGTGGGTGTTCTGGTTCAACGTGCCGCTGGGCATCCTCGGCACGCTGTGGGCGGCCTTCACGCTGCGTGACCTGGCCAGCAAGCAGGACCGGAACGACGCCTTCGACTGGTGGGGCAACCTGACCTACGCGGCGGGCTTCGCGCTGCTGATGATCGGGCTGTCGCAGGGCGGCATCGAGTCGTGGAACGGCGTCCTGGGGTACCTGGTGGTGGGCGTGGCCGCGCTGGCGCTGTTCACGGTCATCGAGGGCCGCGTGCGGGCACCCATGCTCGACCTGCGGCTGTTCCGCGACCGGGCCTTCACGCTGAACAACGCCACCGTGTTCCTGAACGCCGTGTCGCGCATGGCGCTGACCTTCCTGTTCGTCTTCTACTTCCAGGGCGGCAAGGGCATCGACGCCGTGGTCGCCGGGATCATGCTCGCCCCGGTCGCCGTGGGCCTGCTGATCGCGTCGCCCGTCGCCGGGCGGCTGTCGGACCGCATGGACCCGCGCACCCTGATCCAGTGGGGACTGGTGCTCGGCACGCTGGCGCTGGCCGGCATCGCCGTGAGCCTCAGCCTGAGCACGCCGTACTGGCTGATCGCCGCGCTGATGTTCGTGGCGGGGGTCGGCAACGGCCTGTTCAACTCGCCCAACTCCAGCCTGATCATGGGCAGCGTCGCGCCGGACCGCCGCGGCGTGGCCGCCGGCGTCCGCAGCCTGCTGATGAGCGTGGGCGGCGTGGTCGCCATCATCTTCACCCTCAGCATCGTGGTGAGCGCCGTGCCGCGCGACATCATGCTGCAGGTGTTCAGCGGCCTGAGCAGCACCCTGCCCGCCGCGACCCTGAACCCCTTCATCGACGGGCTGAAGACCGCGTTCTGGATGCTGGCGGGCGTGAGCGCCGTGAGCGCCGCGCTGGCCTACGTGATCCCCGCGCCGCGCCCGGCAGGCGTGACGGCCCAGGCCGCCGACTGA